A section of the Saccopteryx leptura isolate mSacLep1 chromosome 4, mSacLep1_pri_phased_curated, whole genome shotgun sequence genome encodes:
- the PPP1R27 gene encoding protein phosphatase 1 regulatory subunit 27, with protein sequence MPSRTVRYARYSPRQRRRRLLAQRSVRFPNDVLFLDHIRQGDLEQVGRFIRARKVALDTIHPSGLAALHEAVLSGNLECVKLLVKYGADIHQRDETGWTPLHIACSDGYPDIARYLISLGADREAANDDGDLPSDLIDPDFKDLVELFKGTRMN encoded by the exons ATGCCCAGCAGAACTGTCCGCTATGCCCGCTATAGCCCACGGCAGCGGCGCCGGCGGCTGCTGGCCCAGCGCAGTGTGCGCTTCCCGAATGACGTTCTGTTCCTGGACCACATCCGCCAGGGTGATTTGGAGCAGGTGGGGCGCTTTATCCGGGCTCGGAAAGTGGCCCTGGACACCATCCACCCCTCAG GTCTGGCGGCCCTGCATGAAGCAGTCCTTTCTGGAAACCTGGAATGTGTGAAGCTACTGGTCAAATATGGGGCTGACATTCACCAGCGCGATGAGACAGGCTGGACGCCCCTGCACATTGCCTGCAGTGATGGGTACCCCGACATAGCCAG GTACCTCATCTCCCTGGGGGcagacagagaggcagccaaCGATGACGGCGACCTGCCCTCCGACCTCATTGACCCGGACTTCAAGGACTTGGTGGAGCTCTTCAAAGGGACTAGAATGAACTGA